CGAAAAATTAGCCCACTGAGAAGTCTCAGCTTTTTTAGCTAACATAATGTCAGGGCTGACTTGGTCGTCTAGTTCTATATCCCAAGTATGTTTAGTATCACACCACGAACATCCGACAGGACAACCTTGTAGTCGAATGAAAATTGACGGCTGGCCCGTGAAGGAGCCCTCCCCTTGAATGGTTTCAAAAAGCTCATTAATTTTATAGTTCATGGGTGTTATGGTTTTCTCTTCTGCAATGTGGTTTATTTTATGTGGTATTCACTTTCTGCTTTAGCCTGTTACTTATTTCAAGTAAAATAACAGTTGTTTATTATTATACCTTAGATCAATTAAGAGAGCTTTCAAATGGCTGAAAAAGTTGTTGTTATTTATTCTGGTGGCATGGATTCCTTTACTGTATTAAACCGTGCTAAAAAAGACGGAAAAGAAGTCTTTGCTTTGTCCTTTGATTATGGCCAACGCCACGTAAAAGAGTTGGAGTGCGCTAGCATTGTTTGTAAAGAGTTAGCGGTTAACCATAAGGTAATCGACATTTCAGCAATCAATCAATTACTTGCTGGCTCTTCATTAACAGATGACATTGATATTCCTGAAGGTCATTACGAAGCAGAAAGTATGAAGTCAACTGTGGTGCCTAACCGTAACATGATTTTACTTTCGTTAGCCGTAGCTTATGCTGTATCGGTTGGAGCAGAGCAGGTTTATTATGGTGCTCATTCGGGCGATCATGCTATTTACCCAGACTGTCGTCCTGAATTCGTTGAAAAAATGAATGATGTTTGTAAAATTGCAAATTATGAAAGTGTTGAAATATTTAGTCCTTATTTAAGCGTCGATAAAACAGCGATCCTTGCTGATGGTATAAAAATGGGGCTAGATTATAGTAATACTTGGACCTGTTATAACGGTCGAGAGAAAGCATGTGGGAAATGCGGTTCGTGCCAAGAGCGCTTAGAAGCTTTTGAAGAAAACAATGCCACTGACCCAATCCCATACGAATAAAGAACGTTGAACTAATTTCAGGTAGAGTAAATTACAAAAATGAAACTCTGCCTGAAACAAAGTTAGGTGCACATATTGCGACTATCTTTGAATCAGAGTCAAACTACATCAGCTATTTTATCAGCTATATTTAGTAGAACTTTGCTGATAAGTTAGCAATTGATGAAGAGACGTGTCATCGAAGTTTTACACGATTCAGACGAGGAAATCATCACGAGAGGTTCCTCCACAGCGGCAATTCGGACAAAATCCTCTTTTATTCTATTTTGTGAACCATTTAACATAATGTTTTAAATAGCATATCTAACTATAGATTATTATCTTTCCATTATTTACTTTTAAGACAAAAATTTTATAACCGTTAGGTCGCTTTAGCTCTAAACTTAGAAGGTGTTCAATGAATAATTGAGGATGTCTTATGAGTGCGACTTGGAAGTATCAAGCACGACTTTTAAAGCAGATGATTGACTCAAATAATGAAACTCAGGCCCACCTTTATATGGAACGGCTATTATTGTTTCCTGTCGATATTCAAGATCAAATAATAGAAGAGATAAGCCACCTTCCACACTGTAGTAGTGACGCGATTGCTAATATTCTCGGTCATTATTCAATACAAGAGCTGAAATAATCTGAATTCTATTTAAATAACCTGAACTTTGGAGAAACGGTACTTACTCAACATTCCTCTTTATGCGATTCTCATCGTTAAAACATCGATAAATAGCCAGCTATTCATTAACGCTTTGCCTTGAGAATCAAATAAAATGAAACCTTGATTGGATATTTAGCTAGTTCAAGTTAAGTAGATAGTTGCTGTATTCGTAATTTTGCTATCTTATCGCGCATAGCAGCAGCTTGTTCAAATTCTAAATTCTGCGCATGCCCCTGCATTAGCTTTTCAAGCTCAACTATTTTAGTGTCAATTTGTGACGTGGTTAATAGAGGTTCTTCCGCCTGCTGGTTAATATGATAATTTGTATTAGCTTCTGCAACTTTATCAAGTGACTTAGCATCACTATAACTTCCCACGCCCATAACATCGGTAATTCTTCTAACAACGCCTTGGGGGGTAATATTGTTGTCTAAATTGTACTGGTGTTGCTTCACTCTACGTCGTTCTGTTTCATCAATAGCACGTCGCATAGAGCCCGTAATTCTATCTCCATACAGTATTGCTCGACCATTGAGATTACGCGCAGCTCGGCCAATCGTTTGAATCAAAGAACGATCGGAACGTAAAAAGCCCTCTTTATCCGCATCTAAAATTGCCACTAAAGATACTTCTGGCATATCTAAACCTTCACGAAGTAAATTTATACCCACTAAAACATCAAATTTACCTAGTCTAAAGTCTCTTATAATTTCTACCCGTTCAACCGTATCAACATCTGAATGCAAATAGCGCGCTTTAATGCCATGGTCATACAAGTAATCCGTTAAATCTTCGGCCATACGTTTAGTTAATGTTGTGGCTAAGACCCTTTCGTCAAGCGGTAGTCGTTTATTTATCTCTGATAATAAATCATCAACTTGTGTTTCAACCGGTCTAACTTCGATTTCTGGGTCAAGTAAACCTGTCGGTCTAACCACTTGTTCCGCAATATCGCTACCACATTTCTCTAATTCAAATTTGCTTGGTGTGGCCGAGACATAAATTGTTTGTGGAGAGATCGCTTCAAACTCTTCAAACTTCATTGGCCTATTATCTAAAGCGGACGGTAGTCTAAAGCCATATTCCACCAAGTTTTCTTTACGCGATCTATCTCCTTTATACATAGCGCCAATTTGTGGCACGGTAACATGAGATTCATCAATAATAAGTAAACCATCATCAGGTAAATAATCGAATAAGGTTGGTGGTGCTCCTCCCTCTTCTCTCCCTGATAAATAGCGAGAATAGTTCTCGATACCAGAGCAATAACCAAGTTCAGTCATCATTTCAATATCAAACTGGGTTCGTTGAGTAAGGCGCTGTTCCTCGACTAATTTATTATTATCTTTGAGTTGTTGTGACCTATGCTTCAGCTCTATTTTAATTTTATCTACTGCTGCTATGATTTTCTCTTTAGGCGTAGCGTAGTGTGTCTTTGGGTATACTGTTACCCGATCCAGTGTTCTTTCAACTTGTCCTGTTAGCGGATCAAATTGACTTATCCGCTCTATTTCTTCATCAAATAGCTCTACACGTAAAGCCAGGCGGTCAGATTCAGCAGGAAAAATATCAATAACATCACCGCGCACTCGATAAGTGGCACGCGCAAAAGCAACATCATTACGAGTATATTGTAGTTCAGCGAGACGACGTAAAATATCGCGTTGATTTATAATGTCACCTCGACTGATATGTAACATCATTTTTAAATAGGAGTCAGGATCACCTAAACCATAAATAGCCGACACAGAAGCAATAATAATCACGTCTCGGCGCTCTAAAAGTGCCTTAGTAGCCGATAGCCGCATTTGCTCGATATGTTCATTAACTGAAGCATCTTTCTCTATGAAAGTATCTGTCGTTGGCACGTAAGCTTCAGGCTGATAATAATCATAATATGAAACAAAGTATTCAACGGCATTATCTGGGAAAAATTCCTTCATTTCACCATACAATTGCGCCGCCAACGTTTTGTTGGGCGCTAACATCATGGTAGGTCGATTAAGCTTTTCAATCACATTGGCAATGGTATAAGTTTTACCTGAGCCGGTTACACCTAAAAGCGTTTGATGGGCTAAACCCGACTCAATACCTTCTAACAGTTGCTTTATCGCTGTTGGTTGATCACCACTAGGAGTATATTCAGAGCAAATAGTTAATTTTTTCATACCACTTGCTCCGGTGAAGCTGACTCATTATGAATAAACTCTTTGCTAAATAATCGGTAAGAAATCATGGCCATTAATACATTGCCAAGCAAAGCACCGGCAAATAAACCCGCTAAGCCGTAAAACAAACTACCTACATAGGCTAATGGTAAATAACAAACAAATAATCGTATGACACTTAACCCCAAAGCAATCATTGGCTTATGCAAAGCATTAAATGATGAGTTAGTTAATATGATAATGCCTTGTAAACCATACCCTAGTGGGAGTATCCAAATAAAGAGTTTAATTAAATCGGCAACTTCAGTCTCTTTGGTAAAAACACTTGCGATCCAATTTGCGCATAGAGCTAATATAATATAAATGACTATTTGCCAGACTAGGATAAACTTTATTGCAACTTTGTAAGCCGTTTCGACGCGATGTAATTGACCCGCTCCAAAATTTTGGCTAATAAATGGAGGTAAAGTCATCGATAAGGCTAGTACTATCAAACAAGCTATTGATTCAAGTCTTGAGCCAACACCAAAGGCTGCTACAGCTGCTTCACCATAAGAAGCCACTATTGCAGTCATAATTGCGGCAGCTAAGGGGGTTAACATATTTGCGCTTGCAGCAGGCAGACCTATTTTTAAGATATCTTTACAGGCAACAATCAGCTCTTTTATAGGCAGCATAGTTGTATGAATAAGATCGTGCTTTTTAGTTAAAATGTACAATACGAAACCTAAACCAAAAATCCACGAAATTAATGTGGCAATTGCTGCACCTTGTATACCCATCGCTGGGATTGGCCCGAATCCAAAAATAAAAATAGGGTCAAGTATGGCGTTAATCAGTCCGGCACTCCCCATTATCATACTGGGTGTTTTAGTATCTCCTGATGCACGTAATACTGCATTGCCTATCATAGGACCAATTAGACACACACTTCCGATATACCAAATATCCATATATTCATGAATTAAAGGCAATAAAGATGGCTGGGCACCAAGTAAAGTAAATAATGGATCGGTAATGAAATAACCCACTGTGGATAAACACGCAACTATAATTGCGGCTAAATACAATGCAGCTGTTGCCGCATTTTTTGCAGACTTTGTATCTTTTTTCCCTAAATACTTAGCGATAACTGCAGAGGTTCCTATACCTAAACCAATAGTTAAACTAATTACAGTGAAGGTAACAGGGAATGTGAAACTGATAGCTGCGAGGGGTTGTGTCCCGAGAAGTCCAACAAAAAATGTATCTATTAAGTTGAATGTCATCAAAAGCACCATGCCATATATCATTGGAATGGTCATACGCTTTAAAGTATTAGCAACAGGATCTTCGAGTAGATTAACTCGTTTTTTATTAGGTGTAACAGTATTAGTTTTGGTCATTTAATATTTTCAGTGATTCTATGAGTCTGTCAGGGTAAATAATATGTAGCAGTACATTGTAAAAGATTAACTAACTTTTACCTAGTGTAGATTTATCCTATCCCCCCCCCTTTATCAAAAACGTTGTTTGCTTAATGCCATAATAATAAATACGTAACATATTCCTGTATTGAGGTGTCATAACTAAAAGAACCTCAAACTTATACAATTGGGATATCAAGGAATAATAAAACACAAGTAATATAGTTAAAAAATGAGGTGGTTAAAAATCAATCTAATTATTAAATAAAGTACACAACCACCATAAGTTATTGAAATTAAATAGATTAAAAACATTGTAGTTTTTTATTGACTTGTAGCCAAGCCAATCAAACCGTCTTAGCAACGTAAACTTACACTTTAGTCCACATAGTTATCCACAGGAATCGTGGATAACTAAGTATTTACACTATTATCAGGCTAAAAAATTACCAAGTTATCAAGGAGTACAAAAAACCGTCTAATAGTGGTGTAAAAGAACCTATTCTGAACACATCTTCAACAAACAATATTTATTTCAATAATTTATTATTTTTGTGTTGACACATAGGCCACAGGTCTTTATTATTCTGCCCCGTTAGCCACTGAGGTTAACGCGATTCCCCAATAGCTCAGTTGGTAGAGCGATGGACTGTTAATCCATGTGTCACTGGTTCGAGCCCAGTTTGGGGAGCCACATTCAACTTCATTAATAAACAGAAGTTAAAAAAGTTTATTCCCCAATAGCTCAGTTGGTAGAGCGATGGACTGTTAATCCATGTGTCACTGGTTCGAGCCCAGTTTGGGGAGCCACATTCAACTTCATTAATAAACAGAAGTTAAAAAAGTTTATTCCCCAATAGCTCAGTTGGTAGAGCGATGGACTGTTAATCCATGTGTCACTGGTTCGAGCCCAGTTTGGGGAGCCACATTCAACTTCATTAATAAACAGAAGTTAAAAAAGTTTATTCCCCAATAGCTCAGTTGGTAGAGCGATGGACTGTTAATCCATGTGTCACTGGTTCGAGCCCAGTTTGGGGAGCCACATTAAAATGTGAAACGAAACCTGCTATATGCAGGTTTTTTTTCGTCTGAAGAAAAGTTATCTCTATAGTAGAGCTACTTGATTCTTTAGTAGTATTATCGGCAAAGCGATGGACTGTACTCTCTTTAACTCGGCATGTGTCACTGGTTCGAGTCATTCTATATAATGAGCTGGGAGCCACATTAAAATGTGAAACGAAACCTGCTATATGCAGGTTTTTTTTCGTCTGAAGAAAAGTTATCTCTATAGTAGAGCTACTTGATTCTTTAGTAGTATTATCGGCAAAGCGATGGACTGTACTCTCTTTAACTCGGCATGTGTCACTGGTTCGAGTCATTCTATATAATGAGCTGGGAGCCACATTAAAGTGTAATGACACCATTCATCAATCAATAGCCACTCCCCTATCGATAACAGACTAAATGACAGACATAAAAAAACCTAACGAACTCGTTAGGTTTTTAATCGGTTACCTTTGAATTATTATTTCGCAGTAATCAATTCTTGCTTATTTTCAAAATTAAAGACTAATTTATCTTTTTTAACATCGACCTTAGCAGTACCGCCATGGGTCAATTCACCAAAGAGCAACTCATTTGCTAGTGTTTTCTTCAAGTGCTCTTGTATTAAGCGAGCCATCGGTCTTGCTCCCATGGCTTTATCATAACCATTTTCAGCTAACCATTGTTTAGCTTGCTTGGTTAATTCAAGTGAAACGCCTTTATCATCAAGCTGAGCCTGCAATTCGACAATAAATTTATCTACTACTTGATGAATAACAATGTTGTCTAAATGATTAAACCAAACAATGTTGTCTAAACGGTTTCTAAACTCAGGTGAAAAGACTTTATTTATTTCACTTAATGCATCGAGGCTATGATCTTGCTGTTTAAAGCCGATAGATTGGCGTACCGTTTCTTGTACCCCTGCATTAGTTGTTAACACCAGAATAATGTTTCTAAAGTCGGCTTTTCGACCATTATTATCGGTTAGTGTACCGTGATCCATCACTTGCAATAGAATGTTATAAACATCTTCATGAGCTTTTTCTATTTCATCTAATAAGACGACCGCATGAGGATGCTTTATAACCCCATCAGTTAGTAAACCACCCTGCTCATAACCTACATATCCAGGGGGAGCACCAATAAGACGACTAACAGCATGTTTCTCCATATATTCTGACATATCAAAACGTAACAACTCTATGCCCAATATTTTAGCTAACTGTTGTGTTATCTCTGTTTTACCAACACCTGTAGGACCGGCAAATAAGAAAGAGCCTACTGGTTTTTCTTCACTACCTAGCCCTGCTCGAGATAACCGAATAACAGACGAAAGCTCATCAACAGCTTGATCTTGACCAAACACAACAAGTTTCAAGTTTCGGTCTAGATTTTTAAGTCCATCTTTTTCAGTAAGTGATACTGACTTTTCAGGAATCCTCGCCATTTTTGCAACAATGCTTTCGATATCGGTATTATTAATAACTTTCTTACGTTTATTAGGTGCAACAAGTTGTTGCTTAGCACCCGCTTCATCAATGACATCAATGGCTTTATCAGGAAGAAATCTTTCATTAATATATTTAGCTGACAACTGAGCTGCTGCATGTAAGGCTTTATTAGTATAACGAATGCCATGATGGCTTTCATATTTCTCTTTTAAACCTTGCAGTATTTTAGTGGTATCAGCAACACTCGGCTCCGCAATATCAATTTTTTGAAAACGACGGGCTAAGGCTCGGTCTTTTTCAAAAACACTTTGATACTCTTGGTATGTCGTCGAACCTAAGCAGCGAATTTTCCCAGCTGACAATAACGGTTTAAGCAGGTTAGAAGCATCCATCATACCGCCAGAAGCCGCACCGGCACCTATAATAGTATGAATTTCATCAATAAATAACACAGCATTCTTATCTGCTTCTAGCTCTTTTAATAATGATTTAAAACGTTTTTCAAAATCGCCTCTATATTTAGTACCTGCGAGTAATGCCCCCATATCTAGAGAATAAATGGTCGCATCAGCTAAAAACTCAGGCACTTCTTTATTGACAATTAAATTAGCTAAACCTTCAGCAATAGCCGTTTTACCCACACCAGCCTCACCAACAAACAGCGGATTGTTTTTTCTACGTCGACTCAACACCTGTAAAGTACGTTCAAGTTCATCGTCACGACCAATTAAAGGATCAATATTACCTTTTATCGCTTCTTCATTAAGGTTTACCGAAAAGTTATCAATGGTACGCGGTTCTTCTTCGCTTTGCTGTTCCCCATCCAAAGTATGTGGGGAATGTTCATCATCAATTTTTGCAATACCGTGAGAAATATAATTAACAATATCTAAACGACTAATATCAGATTTTTTCAAGATATAAGCGGCTTGTGATTCTTGTTCGCTAAAAATTGCCACTAATACATTTGAGCCGCTGACTTCATTTTTACCTGATGATTGCACATGAAATACAGCGCGTTGTAATACCCGTTGAAAGCCTAACGTAGGTTGAGTTTCACGCTCATGTTCACTTACAGGAATCGTAGGTGTTGTTTCGCTGATAAAGTCTAATAAACTTTTGCGAAGTTTTGTTAAATCCGCTCCGCAAGCACCAAGTGCTTCGATCGCTGAGGGATTATCTAATAGGGCCAACAATAAATGTTCAACAGTCATAAATTCATGGCGAGATTCTTTAGCTTGGCGAAAGGCTAAATTAAGTGATACTTCTAAGTCTTTGTTTAGCATAACTACTCCAATTTATAACTTTAGGCTTTTGTCATCACACACTTAAGAGGGTGCTGATTTTCAAAAGCGTACTGGACAACCTGTTCTACTTTTGTTTCTGCTATTTCAGCAGTATATGTGCCACAAAGGGCTTTTCCTTTATAATGAATGGTTAACATTATATCTGTTGCTTGCTCTTCACTTTTATTAAAAAAGTTACACAAGACGTCTACAACAAAATCCATTGGGGTGTAGTCATCATTAAGTAAAAAAACATAGTATTTAGCCGGCTCTTCTATTTGCTCTTTAACTGACTCTTCTACAATGCCTTCGGTGTCAAATAACTCTTTCCAGTTGCTCATATATTTATCTTAGTCTCTACTTTTTACTTTTGCTGTAACTTTTCGTGCAATTAAGCTTAAAATAATTAAAAAAAAACAGCTTTTAAACTTGACAAATTTATTAATTTATCTACGATTCTATAGGTGGCTAATTTTTAGTCGCTTAGTCTGTTGTCTATGCACTTACTTATATTTACCTACTCTTTTAAAGCATGGTACCAAAATATAAGTAAAACATAATTGAATACTAAAGGATATAGAAGGAAGTTGAAGTATGGCACACGGTACAGTTAAATGGTTTAATAATGCGAAAGGTTTTGGCTTTATTCGCCCGGATAGTGGCGGAGAAGATATTTTCGCACACTATTCAACTATTGAGATGGATGGATATCGAACATTAAAAGCAGGACAGGATGTCGATTACGAACTAAATGATGGCCCTAAAGGTCATCATGCAGCAAGTATCAAATTAGCTGATGGCGAACTAGAATAAATATAAAATGTTACGCTAATAAGATAAAAAAACACAGCTATTAAGCTGTGTTTTTTATTGGATGATTTTCGATAGTATATGTGATCAATATTTACATATGATCAATAATACAATCTCCAAACGCTGAACAAGAGACTAACGTCGCATCATCCATAAGGCGCTCAAAATCATAGGTTACTGTTTTCGCTTTGATTGCTCCTGACATCCCTTTAAGCAATAAATCAGCCGCTTCAAGCCAGCCCATATGTCTTAACATCATTTCTGCAGAAAGAATTACAGAACCAGGATTTACTTTATTTTTACCGGCATATTTAGGAGCTGTTCCATGAGTTGCTTCAAATACAGCAACTTCGTCGCCTAAATTAGCTCCAGGAGCAATACCAATACCACCAACTTGAGCAGCAAGAGCATCAGATAGGTAATCACCATTTAAGTTTAAAGTGGCGATAACACTATATTCAGCAGGACGTAACAAGATTTGCTGTAACATGGCATCAGCAATAACATCCTTGATGATAATCTCATTACCTGTATTTGGGTTTGTAAGCGTACTCCAAGGTCCGCCATCAATCAAACTTGCGCCAAATTCATCACGAGCAAGCTCATAACCCCAATCTTTAAAAGCGCCCTCTGTGAATTTCATAATATTACCTTTATGAACCAGAGTTACCGAGTCTTTATCATTATCAATTGCGTATTGAATCGCTTGTCTTACTAAACGTTGACTTCCTTCTTTTGATACTGGCTTTATACCGATACCACAGTTATCAGTAAAACGGATATTACTAGCACCCATTTCTTCAGTTAAGAATTCAATCACCGCTTTCGCTTTATCACTACCCGCTTTATATTCTATGCCAGCATAGATATCTTCGGTATTTTCACGAAAGATGACCATATCAACTTCAGAAGGTCTTTTTACTGGACTTGGAACACCAGTAAACCATTGAACAGGACGTTGACAGACGTAAAGATCAAGCATTTGTCTTATTGCAACATTTAAAGAACTCATGCCACCACCTACGGGTGTAGTTAGAGGTCCTTTAATAGAAACTTTATATTCTTGTAATATGGCAAGTGTTTCTTCAGGAAGCCACGTTTCACTATCATACATTTTAGTCGCTTTTTCACCCGCATAGACTTCCATCCACGCAATTTCTCTTTCGCCGGCATACGCTTTAGCAACTGCTGCATTCACAACTTTTAGCATTGGGGGTGTTACATCAACACCAATGCCATCACCTTCAATAAAAGGGATTATCGGATTATTTGGTACTGATAACTTACCATCAACAAAGGTAATTTTATCTCCGGTAGTGGGGATGATGATTTGATTAGTCATAGGGCGAGCTCCACATTAAACAAGTATAAAAAGGTTATTTTACTAAAATAATTCAAAAAAGGATAAGGCACTAATCACTATTTAGTGATACCTATTATCATTACAATGAATAAACATAAATTAGACTTAAATATAATAATAAAGATAATCAAAAACTAAACATTATATTTTAGCTTTTGATTAATATAGTGCTATTTACTAGCACCTTAACTACATATTTATTTTAAAGCAATAAATTGACTTAGAGCAATGCAGATAAAATTGTATTCAATGTTTCACTTGGGCGCATTGCTTTTTCTGTAAGTTGCGTATCCGCAAAATAATAGCCATTAACATCGATAGCTGGACCTTGAGCTGCATTTAATTCAGCTACAATTTTCTCTTCTTGCTTAGTCAGTGCTTGAGCAACACCTGTGAAGCTTTCTTTAAGATCAGTATCTGTAGTTTGCTCTGCAATGGCTTGTGCCCAATACATAGCAAGATAGAAATGGCTACCACGGTTATCTAACTCTCCAACTCGACGAGATGGTGATTTATTGGTATCTAAGAATTTACCCGTTGCCGAATCTAATGTATCAGCTAATACTTGTGCTTTCGCATTGCCTGTCGATATTGCAACATGTTCAAGTGATGCTGCAAGTGCTAAAAACTCACCTAAAGAATCCCAACGTAAGTGATTTTCTTTTTCGAATTGTTGAACGTGCTTAGGCGCAGAGCCACCAGCACCAGTTTCGAATAAACCACCACCATTCATTAATGGCACAATAGAAAGCATTTTAGCACTTGTTCCAAGTTCTAAAATTGGAAATAAATCAGTTAAGTAATCACGTAATACATTACCCGTAACTGAGATTGCATCTTCACCTTTAGCAACACGTGCAAGCGTATATTCGCAAGCCTTAACAGGTTCAAGAATTTGAATGTCTAAACCGTTAGTATCATGGTCAGCTAAATAAGTATTAACTTTCTTGATCATTTCTGCATCATGGCCACGATTTTCATCTAACCAAAATACAGTTGGAGTACCCGTTGCTTTAGCACGAGTTACCGCTAATTTAACCCAATCTTGAATTGGTGCGTCTTTAACCTGACACATTCTGAAAATATCACCTTGTGCAACATTCTGCTCAATCAAGATATCACCGTTATCATTCACAACACGAACAACACCGGTAGCTGACATGGTAAAAGTTTTATCATGTGAACCATATTCTTCAGCTTTTTGCGCCATTAAGCCAACATTAGGAACTGTACCCATTGTCGTTGGATTGAAAGCACCATTTTCACGACAAAAATCTACTACAGCCGAGAAAACACCAGCATAGTTACGATCTGGGATCATAAACTTAGTATCTTTTTGACTTCCATCCGGTGCCCACATCATACCAGAGGCACGAAGAGCAGCAGGCATTGATGCATCAATGATGACATCACTAGGCACGTGTAAATTAGTAATACCCTTATCAGAATCAACCATAGCCATTTCAGGACGAGTTGCATAAACAGCTTGTAAATCGGCTTCTATTTCTGCTTTTTGAGCAGCAGGTAAACGTGCGATTTTAGCGTAAACATCACCGATACCGTTATCAGCGTCGACACCTAACTGATCAAAGGTAGCCTCATGTTTAGTAAATACATCTTTATAAAATACTTTAACTGCATGGCCAAACATAATTGGATCTGAAACTTTCATCATGGTTGCTTTTAAGTGCAACGAAAGTAAAACATCTTCTTCTTTAGCTTTATTAATCTCAGTTTCATAGAATTCGATTAATGCTGACTTGCTCATTACTGAAGCATCGATAATT
The DNA window shown above is from Colwellia psychrerythraea 34H and carries:
- the icd gene encoding NADP-dependent isocitrate dehydrogenase, which encodes MTNQIIIPTTGDKITFVDGKLSVPNNPIIPFIEGDGIGVDVTPPMLKVVNAAVAKAYAGEREIAWMEVYAGEKATKMYDSETWLPEETLAILQEYKVSIKGPLTTPVGGGMSSLNVAIRQMLDLYVCQRPVQWFTGVPSPVKRPSEVDMVIFRENTEDIYAGIEYKAGSDKAKAVIEFLTEEMGASNIRFTDNCGIGIKPVSKEGSQRLVRQAIQYAIDNDKDSVTLVHKGNIMKFTEGAFKDWGYELARDEFGASLIDGGPWSTLTNPNTGNEIIIKDVIADAMLQQILLRPAEYSVIATLNLNGDYLSDALAAQVGGIGIAPGANLGDEVAVFEATHGTAPKYAGKNKVNPGSVILSAEMMLRHMGWLEAADLLLKGMSGAIKAKTVTYDFERLMDDATLVSCSAFGDCIIDHM
- a CDS encoding NADP-dependent isocitrate dehydrogenase encodes the protein MSTDNSKIIYTITDEAPALATYSLLPIIQAYTASSGINVETRDISLAARILANFPKYLTKEQRVDDALSELGKLAKTPEANIIKLPNISASIPQLELAIKELQAKGYDLPHYPAEPQNEAEESIKLTYAKVLGSAVNPVLREGNSDRRAPGSVKQYARNNPHSMGAWSPESKSHVAHMESGDFYGSEKSVTIDGATSINIEFVAQNGDVTLLKSKLPLLDKEIIDASVMSKSALIEFYETEINKAKEEDVLLSLHLKATMMKVSDPIMFGHAVKVFYKDVFTKHEATFDQLGVDADNGIGDVYAKIARLPAAQKAEIEADLQAVYATRPEMAMVDSDKGITNLHVPSDVIIDASMPAALRASGMMWAPDGSQKDTKFMIPDRNYAGVFSAVVDFCRENGAFNPTTMGTVPNVGLMAQKAEEYGSHDKTFTMSATGVVRVVNDNGDILIEQNVAQGDIFRMCQVKDAPIQDWVKLAVTRAKATGTPTVFWLDENRGHDAEMIKKVNTYLADHDTNGLDIQILEPVKACEYTLARVAKGEDAISVTGNVLRDYLTDLFPILELGTSAKMLSIVPLMNGGGLFETGAGGSAPKHVQQFEKENHLRWDSLGEFLALAASLEHVAISTGNAKAQVLADTLDSATGKFLDTNKSPSRRVGELDNRGSHFYLAMYWAQAIAEQTTDTDLKESFTGVAQALTKQEEKIVAELNAAQGPAIDVNGYYFADTQLTEKAMRPSETLNTILSALL